A single region of the Ziziphus jujuba cultivar Dongzao chromosome 10, ASM3175591v1 genome encodes:
- the LOC107411281 gene encoding V-type proton ATPase subunit a1 isoform X2: MDDFIDNLPPMDLLRSEKMTFVQLIIPVESAHRAISYLGELGLFQFRDLNADKSPFQRTFVNQVKRCAEMSRKLRFFKDQIRRTSLISSMHPVLQPDIELEELEAGGFLVSSNNHAVSEDRELDENVYSNDGYVETASLLEQEMRPGRPDQSGLRFISGIICNSKVLRFERMLFRATRGNMLFNQAPADEQIMDPLSTEMVEKTVFVVFFSGEQAKTKILKICEAFGANCYPVPEDITKQRQLTREVSSRLAELEATLDAGMRHRNKALSSVGFHLAKWMSMVRREKAVYDTLNMLNFDVTKKCLVGEGWCPIFAKTQIQEALQRATFDSNSQVGIIFHLMDAVESPPTYFRTNRFTSAYQEIVDAYGVARYQEANPAVYTVITFPFLFAVMFGDWGHGICLLLGALVLIARESKLSGQKLGSFMEMLFGGRYVLLLMSLFSIYCGLIYNEFFSVPYHIFGESAYKCRDSTCHDAHTTGLVKYQDTYPFGVDPSWRGSRSELPFLNSLKMKMSILLGVVQMNLGIILSYFNSHFFGSSIDIRYQFVPQMIFLNSLFGYLALLIVIKWCTGSQADLYHVMIYMFLSPTEDLGENQLFWGQRPLQILLLLLALVAVPWMLFPKPFILKKLHLERFQGRTYGMLGTSEMDLEVEPDSARQHHEEFNFSEVFVHQMIHSIEFVLGAVSNTASYLRLWALSLAHSELSTVFYEKVLLLAWGYDNLVIRLVGLAVFSFATAFILLMMETLSAFLHALRLHWVEFQNKFYHGDGYKFRPFSFASLNEDED, from the exons TTGAATGCTGATAAAAGCCCTTTCCAACGGACTTTTGTTAATCAG GTAAAGCGATGTGCAGAGATGTCAAGAAAGCTACGATTTTTCAAAGATCAAATCAGGAGAACTAGTCTTATTTCTTCCATGCATCCTGTTCTGCAACCTGACATTGAGTTGGAGGAACTTGAg GCAGGTGGCTTTCTTGTATCAAGTAATAACCATGCAGTTTCAGAGGACAGGGAATTAGATGAGAATGTCTACTCAAATGATGGCTATGTTGAGACGGCATCATTGCTGGAACAG GAGATGAGACCTGGACGTCCAGACCAATCTGGCTTGAGATTTATTAGTGGTATTATTTGTAATTCCAAAGTTCTTAGATTTGAGAGGATGCTGTTTCGTGCTACAAGGGGCAACATGCTTTTCAACCAAGCACCTGCTGATGAACAGATTATGGATCCTTTATCTACTGAAATG GTAGAGAAAACAGTATTTGTAGTGTTTTTCTCTGGGGAGCAGGCAAAAACAAAGATTCTGAAAATTTGTGAAGCATTTGGTGCAAATTGCTATCCTGTGCCCGAGGATATAACTAAACAGAGGCAATTAACGAGAGAA GTTTCGTCACGCCTTGCTGAACTGGAAGCAACTTTAGATGCAGGGATGCGACATCGAAATAAGGCCCTTTCTTCTGTAGGTTTCCACCTAGCAAAATGGATGAGCATG GTTAGAAGGGAGAAAGCTGTGTACGATACATTAAATATGCTAAATTTTGATGTGACCAAAAAATGTCTTGTTGGAGAGGGATGGTGCCCAATTTTCGCAAAAACTCAG ATTCAGGAGGCACTGCAACGTGCAACATTTGATAGCAATTCACAAGTTGGGATAATATTTCATCTGATGGATGCGGTAGAATCACCTCCCACATATTTTAGAACCAACCGTTTCACAAGCGCTTATCAAGAAATTGTTGATGCATATGG TGTTGCAAGATATCAAGAAGCAAATCCTGCAGTGTACACTGTGATTACATTTCCATTTCTTTTCGCGGTGATGTTTGGGGACTGGGGTCATGGAATATGCTTGTTGCTGGGAGCATTAGTTCTTATAGCTCGTGAAAGTAAGCTCAGTGGACAG AAACTTGGAAGCTTTATGGAGATGCTGTTTGGTGGTCGCTATGTACTTCTTTTGATGTCactgttttcaatttattgcgGCTTGATTTACAATGAATTTTTCTCGGTTCCTTATCATATATTTGGTGAATCTGCTTACAAATGCAGAGATTCTACTTGCCA TGATGCACACACTACTGGCTTAGTCAAATACCAAGATACATACCCATTTGGTGTGGACCCTAGTTGGCGTGGAAGCCGTTCAGAACTTCCATTTTTGAACTCTCTCAAAATGAAGATGTCTATTTTGTTGGGTGTTGTCCAAATGAACTTGGGAATCATTTTAAGTTACttcaattcacatttttttggcAGCTCAATTGATATAAG GTATCAGTTTGTGCCACAGATGATCTTTCTTAACAGTCTTTTTGGGTATCTTGCACTTCTTATTGTCATCAAGTGGTGCACTGGATCTCAGGCAGACCTCTACCATGTTATGATTTACATGTTTCTAAGTCCCACTGAGGATCTTGGTGAAAATCAGTTGTTCTGGGGACAAAGACCTCTTCAG ATCTTGTTGTTGCTTTTGGCTTTAGTTGCAGTTCCCTGGATGCTTTTTCCAAAACCTTTTATTTTGAAGAAGCTTCATTTGGAG AGGTTTCAAGGTCGCACCTATGGGATGCTTGGCACCTCAGAGATGGATCTCGAGGTGGAACCTGATTCTGCAAGACAACATCATGAGGAGTTCAATTTTAGTGAGGTATTTGTGCACCAAATGATACATTCCATAGAGTTTGTACTGGGTGCAGTTTCAAATACGGCATCATATCTTCGACTTTGGGCTTTAAG TTTGGCCCACTCAGAACTCTCAACTGTATTTTATGAGAAAGTCCTACTCCTTGCCTGGGG GTATGACAATTTAGTAATCCGGTTAGTTGGATTAGCAGTATTTTCCTTTGCAACTGCCTTCATACTGCTCATGATGGAGACACTCAGTGCTTTTCTTCATGCCTTGCGTCTTCATTGGGTGGAATTTCAAAATAAGTTCTACCATGGTGATGGCTACAAGTTCAGACCTTTCTCCTTTGCCTCCTTGAATGAGGATGAGGATTAA
- the LOC107411281 gene encoding V-type proton ATPase subunit a1 isoform X1 gives MDDFIDNLPPMDLLRSEKMTFVQLIIPVESAHRAISYLGELGLFQFRDLNADKSPFQRTFVNQVKRCAEMSRKLRFFKDQIRRTSLISSMHPVLQPDIELEELEIQLAEHEHELIEMNSNSEKLRQSYNELLEFKMVLQKAGGFLVSSNNHAVSEDRELDENVYSNDGYVETASLLEQEMRPGRPDQSGLRFISGIICNSKVLRFERMLFRATRGNMLFNQAPADEQIMDPLSTEMVEKTVFVVFFSGEQAKTKILKICEAFGANCYPVPEDITKQRQLTREVSSRLAELEATLDAGMRHRNKALSSVGFHLAKWMSMVRREKAVYDTLNMLNFDVTKKCLVGEGWCPIFAKTQIQEALQRATFDSNSQVGIIFHLMDAVESPPTYFRTNRFTSAYQEIVDAYGVARYQEANPAVYTVITFPFLFAVMFGDWGHGICLLLGALVLIARESKLSGQKLGSFMEMLFGGRYVLLLMSLFSIYCGLIYNEFFSVPYHIFGESAYKCRDSTCHDAHTTGLVKYQDTYPFGVDPSWRGSRSELPFLNSLKMKMSILLGVVQMNLGIILSYFNSHFFGSSIDIRYQFVPQMIFLNSLFGYLALLIVIKWCTGSQADLYHVMIYMFLSPTEDLGENQLFWGQRPLQILLLLLALVAVPWMLFPKPFILKKLHLERFQGRTYGMLGTSEMDLEVEPDSARQHHEEFNFSEVFVHQMIHSIEFVLGAVSNTASYLRLWALSLAHSELSTVFYEKVLLLAWGYDNLVIRLVGLAVFSFATAFILLMMETLSAFLHALRLHWVEFQNKFYHGDGYKFRPFSFASLNEDED, from the exons TTGAATGCTGATAAAAGCCCTTTCCAACGGACTTTTGTTAATCAG GTAAAGCGATGTGCAGAGATGTCAAGAAAGCTACGATTTTTCAAAGATCAAATCAGGAGAACTAGTCTTATTTCTTCCATGCATCCTGTTCTGCAACCTGACATTGAGTTGGAGGAACTTGAg ATTCAACTTGCTGAGCATGAACATGAGCTAATTGAAATGAACTCTAATAGCGAGAAACTTCGACAGTCATACAATGAACTCTTGGAGTTCAAGATGGTACTCCAAAAG GCAGGTGGCTTTCTTGTATCAAGTAATAACCATGCAGTTTCAGAGGACAGGGAATTAGATGAGAATGTCTACTCAAATGATGGCTATGTTGAGACGGCATCATTGCTGGAACAG GAGATGAGACCTGGACGTCCAGACCAATCTGGCTTGAGATTTATTAGTGGTATTATTTGTAATTCCAAAGTTCTTAGATTTGAGAGGATGCTGTTTCGTGCTACAAGGGGCAACATGCTTTTCAACCAAGCACCTGCTGATGAACAGATTATGGATCCTTTATCTACTGAAATG GTAGAGAAAACAGTATTTGTAGTGTTTTTCTCTGGGGAGCAGGCAAAAACAAAGATTCTGAAAATTTGTGAAGCATTTGGTGCAAATTGCTATCCTGTGCCCGAGGATATAACTAAACAGAGGCAATTAACGAGAGAA GTTTCGTCACGCCTTGCTGAACTGGAAGCAACTTTAGATGCAGGGATGCGACATCGAAATAAGGCCCTTTCTTCTGTAGGTTTCCACCTAGCAAAATGGATGAGCATG GTTAGAAGGGAGAAAGCTGTGTACGATACATTAAATATGCTAAATTTTGATGTGACCAAAAAATGTCTTGTTGGAGAGGGATGGTGCCCAATTTTCGCAAAAACTCAG ATTCAGGAGGCACTGCAACGTGCAACATTTGATAGCAATTCACAAGTTGGGATAATATTTCATCTGATGGATGCGGTAGAATCACCTCCCACATATTTTAGAACCAACCGTTTCACAAGCGCTTATCAAGAAATTGTTGATGCATATGG TGTTGCAAGATATCAAGAAGCAAATCCTGCAGTGTACACTGTGATTACATTTCCATTTCTTTTCGCGGTGATGTTTGGGGACTGGGGTCATGGAATATGCTTGTTGCTGGGAGCATTAGTTCTTATAGCTCGTGAAAGTAAGCTCAGTGGACAG AAACTTGGAAGCTTTATGGAGATGCTGTTTGGTGGTCGCTATGTACTTCTTTTGATGTCactgttttcaatttattgcgGCTTGATTTACAATGAATTTTTCTCGGTTCCTTATCATATATTTGGTGAATCTGCTTACAAATGCAGAGATTCTACTTGCCA TGATGCACACACTACTGGCTTAGTCAAATACCAAGATACATACCCATTTGGTGTGGACCCTAGTTGGCGTGGAAGCCGTTCAGAACTTCCATTTTTGAACTCTCTCAAAATGAAGATGTCTATTTTGTTGGGTGTTGTCCAAATGAACTTGGGAATCATTTTAAGTTACttcaattcacatttttttggcAGCTCAATTGATATAAG GTATCAGTTTGTGCCACAGATGATCTTTCTTAACAGTCTTTTTGGGTATCTTGCACTTCTTATTGTCATCAAGTGGTGCACTGGATCTCAGGCAGACCTCTACCATGTTATGATTTACATGTTTCTAAGTCCCACTGAGGATCTTGGTGAAAATCAGTTGTTCTGGGGACAAAGACCTCTTCAG ATCTTGTTGTTGCTTTTGGCTTTAGTTGCAGTTCCCTGGATGCTTTTTCCAAAACCTTTTATTTTGAAGAAGCTTCATTTGGAG AGGTTTCAAGGTCGCACCTATGGGATGCTTGGCACCTCAGAGATGGATCTCGAGGTGGAACCTGATTCTGCAAGACAACATCATGAGGAGTTCAATTTTAGTGAGGTATTTGTGCACCAAATGATACATTCCATAGAGTTTGTACTGGGTGCAGTTTCAAATACGGCATCATATCTTCGACTTTGGGCTTTAAG TTTGGCCCACTCAGAACTCTCAACTGTATTTTATGAGAAAGTCCTACTCCTTGCCTGGGG GTATGACAATTTAGTAATCCGGTTAGTTGGATTAGCAGTATTTTCCTTTGCAACTGCCTTCATACTGCTCATGATGGAGACACTCAGTGCTTTTCTTCATGCCTTGCGTCTTCATTGGGTGGAATTTCAAAATAAGTTCTACCATGGTGATGGCTACAAGTTCAGACCTTTCTCCTTTGCCTCCTTGAATGAGGATGAGGATTAA